In Actinomadura luteofluorescens, the sequence CCCGTCGCCCACATCGTCCGCGCAGCAGGACACCGACCCGGGCGCCCAGGAGGGGATCGAGGGTGCGCGGGCCGCGCTCCAGGCCTTCCTGCGCGGCCAGGCCGCCGGCGACCCGGCGGTATGCCGCTACGTCGCGAAGGACGGCGACTTCCTTGAGGGCCAGCCGCTCAACGGCGACTGCCCGGCCGGCGTGCGCAACACGCCGCACTTCCTCCGGCCCCAGGAGCGGCAGGCCCTGCGGACCCTGACCGTGAAGGGCGGCCGGCTCTCGGGCGAGGAGGCGGTCATCCCCTTCTCCGCCCTGCACTGGACGAGCGGCTCCATGGTGGAGCGCACCCTCCAGAGCGAGTTCACCCTGCGCCACGACGGGGAGGTCTGGCAGATCGTGAAATGACCTCGGGATCACTGCGGCTCAGGCCCGGTACATGGCGATCCAGTCGACGGAAAGGGTCACGTCCCGCGTCCGGCTGACCCCCTTCGTCGTCAGCTTGGCCATCTGCGGGAACCAGTCGAGCTGGATGGCCTGCCCCATCTTCCCGGGCGGCAGCGCCTCCCGCTTGGACGTGTGGAACCACCTGCGGCCGTCCACGTAGCCCGTCATGCCCCTGGAGTTCCACTCCACCGCGAAGGCGTGCCACTTCGTCAGGTCGACGCGCAGGTGGGCGTCCAGGCGCCGGGAGTCCTTCTCGGGCCCGTAGTGAAGGAAGAAGTTGGTCCCGTTGCGCAGGCCCTTGTCGCCGTAGGTCTCCATCCAGTCGATCTCCCCGCCTCCGTTGCGCGGGTCGGTGCCGCCACCGCCGCCGACCGGCCACAGCAGCAGGTTGGCGTTGTAGCAGGCGCATCCCCGGCTGACCCGGACGCGGGCCTCCCAGCGCCCGGTCTTCTGGGCGCCCTTCATCCAGGCGACGCCCCCGGTGTCGCCGTTGCGCCTGCCCTTGATGCGCAGGACGCCGTTCCGGACGGTCACCGCCTTGGCGACGCGGCGGCCGCGGCCGCCGTTGCCCGGCCCCGTGTAGACCTCCCAGGCCCGCCGGTCGAAGGTCCGGAATCCGTCGGAGGCGATCGGGCGCCCCCACCCGTACCGCCGCGCCGCGGTGGCCGTGACGCGCTTCTTCTTCCCCTTCTTCGCGCGCTCGGAGTCCCAGGTGTCCTCGTGCGCCCGCGGGCCCGGCTTCCCGTAGGCGATGGCGGGCGCGGACTTCTCCAGCGAACCGATGGCGCGGGCGGGAGCCTGGTCCGGGACCGCCTCCGGGGCGGCGGCGAGCGCGAACGAGCAGCCTGCGGCCAGGACTCCGCCGGCGACCACGCCCATTCTGTTTCGGGTCGGCAAAAGCATCGCGTTCCTCCGGGCGACGAATGAGAAGAAGGCCCGGCCGGAATGGCGCCGTCCTTCATGTAGTCCGTTCACCCGGAACGTTATGCGGCCGCCCGCGGGCCGCCCTAGGGCCCTAGGGCCCTAGCGGCGGGAGGTGCGGGCCCCAATCGCGCAGGCCCAGCTCAGCCGCCCGGAGGCATCCCGAGCCAGGTCACGATGGCCGTGGCCCGGTTCGGCACGCCGAGTTTCGCATAAATGCGATTGATGTAGTTCTTGACGGTTTTCTCGGTGAGAAATAGCTTGGCCGCGATGTCGTGATTCGCATGACCGCGCACGATCAGATCCATGACCTGGACCTCGCGGGCGGAGAGCCCGAACCGCGCGCGCTGCTCGGCCGGATCGGCCGCGGGCGCCGCGGGCCGGCCCGTCCGCGCGGCGTCGATGAGCGCGGCGCTGGCCGCGTGCGAGAGGGGGTGGGCCCGGTGCCGGACGGTGTCCCGGATCGCCGCCGCGAGCTCGTCCACCGTGAAGGTGTTGTGCACGAGGTAGCCGACGGCGCCGTTGCGGACGGCCGACAGGATCACCTCGGGCTCCTCCACCTGGGTGAGCATGATCACGCGGCTGATCCGGCTCAGCGCGGCGGCGGCGCTCACCCCGTCGGCGCGCGGCATCCGGACGTCGAGCAGGACGACGTCCGGCACGAGCCGCCAGGCGAGCTCCTCGGCCTCGCGGCCGTCGCCCGCCTCGCCCACCACCTCGATGTCGTCGGTGGACTCCAGCGCGGAGGTGAGGCCGGCGCGAATGAAGGTGTTGTCGTCCACGACCAGGACGCGGTACCGCACGGGCTCGTCCATCACCGGCTCCCGAGGGCGGTCCGCGCGGGTTCGGACTCCGGGCCCCCCGCCCCCATCGACACCGTGATCTCGGTGCCGCCGCCGGGGACGGAGCGCACGGCCAGCCGGCCGCCCGCCCTCCCGGCCCGCTCGTGCATGCCGACGAGGCCGTAGTGTCCGCCGCGGGCGAGCGCGTCCAGCCACCCGGGGTCGTCCGGCCGCCCGGGCATGCCCTTGCCGTCGTCGCGCACGCGCACCTCCAGTTCGCCGGCGTCGACCGCCGCGATGATGTCGACGCGGGACGCGTCCGCGTGCCGCCGCACGTTCTCCAGCGCCTCCCGCACGATCGTGACCAGCTCCCGCCGCGCCGGCGCCGGAAGGTCCGCGCCCGCCGCGATGTCCACCCGCACGGGGACGCCGGTGCGCCCCTCCCACTCCCCCGCCAGTTCCCGCACGGCGTCGCCCAGCGGGACGCCCGCGGAGTCGTCGCGCAGTTCGGCGATGAGCGAGCGCGCCTCGCGGGTGGCGACCTGCGCGGCGGTCGCGATGCGCTGCGCCTCCTGCTCGGCGCGGTCGGGGGACTTGCGGACCCAGCCGGGCAGGCCGTTCGCCGACAGGGCGATCCCGGACAGCGTCGCGGTCAGCGAGTCGTGCATCTCCCGGGCCAGCCGGGTGCGCTCCTCGGCGGCCATCGCCTGCGCCTCCATCCGCCAGCGGGTCTCCTCGGCGGTGGCGTGCTCGTCGAACAGGCGGCGCAGCACCGTGCCGACGAGCGCCGCGACCCCGTAGAAGACGGGCAGCATGACGAGCAGCGGCATGGCGATGCCGCCGTCGTCGGCGGACGG encodes:
- a CDS encoding response regulator transcription factor is translated as MDEPVRYRVLVVDDNTFIRAGLTSALESTDDIEVVGEAGDGREAEELAWRLVPDVVLLDVRMPRADGVSAAAALSRISRVIMLTQVEEPEVILSAVRNGAVGYLVHNTFTVDELAAAIRDTVRHRAHPLSHAASAALIDAARTGRPAAPAADPAEQRARFGLSAREVQVMDLIVRGHANHDIAAKLFLTEKTVKNYINRIYAKLGVPNRATAIVTWLGMPPGG
- a CDS encoding glycoside hydrolase family 16 protein codes for the protein MLLPTRNRMGVVAGGVLAAGCSFALAAAPEAVPDQAPARAIGSLEKSAPAIAYGKPGPRAHEDTWDSERAKKGKKKRVTATAARRYGWGRPIASDGFRTFDRRAWEVYTGPGNGGRGRRVAKAVTVRNGVLRIKGRRNGDTGGVAWMKGAQKTGRWEARVRVSRGCACYNANLLLWPVGGGGGTDPRNGGGEIDWMETYGDKGLRNGTNFFLHYGPEKDSRRLDAHLRVDLTKWHAFAVEWNSRGMTGYVDGRRWFHTSKREALPPGKMGQAIQLDWFPQMAKLTTKGVSRTRDVTLSVDWIAMYRA
- a CDS encoding sensor histidine kinase, translated to MSSALVNWRAPAMPRSGASVPSALRRSVETRVGTTFVLLMQLRVLVIGVTVLVDGQVRGDPWALGVLVLAAVVSGVVLAGWEKVVLRLFEQPALLAFDVLIGYAVLQVGGIFGPYFLVTVVTAGLAGLLYRWPVTALLCAQQAVLYYAALYRNAPSADDGGIAMPLLVMLPVFYGVAALVGTVLRRLFDEHATAEETRWRMEAQAMAAEERTRLAREMHDSLTATLSGIALSANGLPGWVRKSPDRAEQEAQRIATAAQVATREARSLIAELRDDSAGVPLGDAVRELAGEWEGRTGVPVRVDIAAGADLPAPARRELVTIVREALENVRRHADASRVDIIAAVDAGELEVRVRDDGKGMPGRPDDPGWLDALARGGHYGLVGMHERAGRAGGRLAVRSVPGGGTEITVSMGAGGPESEPARTALGSR